From the genome of Triticum aestivum cultivar Chinese Spring chromosome 3B, IWGSC CS RefSeq v2.1, whole genome shotgun sequence, one region includes:
- the LOC123067227 gene encoding uncharacterized protein: MSTRTVAVVSYGSSGSGGYGCGLELESEGKEEELTVEAHEGPANDGSSRHDLKEEAPPPQQTPSPTILCRRRAPRLPGHECRYHDILASRASPNCRYQTEYKVRDYEFLSGPDVKEPVRDYVFLSGPDVNGRVRDYEVLDDIIREEFSRAYKVLKSRTPQIDTETQLDEEEVDRLRGNHARYRIKACLLLEGKRIYPPELILENSYLCRYIKDEPLDWYFDPDLCLLASLSDYQRLVLRNEVSMCINYFQLSNAAGNQFLLLFRFEWVAAIFCFMGIWMHFLFFSARLYASNLQVLGPELLGEMLK, from the exons ATGTCGACAAGGACTGTAGCGGTGGTGAGCTACGGTAGCAGCGGCAGTGGCGGCTACGGGTGCGGACTCGAGCTAGAAAGCGAggggaaggaagaggagctcacagtggAGGCGCACGAAGGCCCGGCGAACGACGGGAGCAGCAGA CATGATCTGAAAGAAGAGGCGCCGCCGCCACAACAAACCCCATCGCCAACGATCCTCTGCCGACGCCGTG CACCACGACTTCCAGGACACGAGTGCAGGTACCATGACATCCTCGCCTCTCGTGCTTCTCCCAACTGCCGCTACCAGACCGAATACAAGGTTAGAGATTATGAATTCTTAAGCGGACCAGATGTCAAGGAACCTGTTAGAGATTATGTATTCTTGAGCGGACCAGATGTCAACGGACGAGTTAGAGATTACGAAGTGCTGGATGATATCATCCGTGAAGAATTCTCGAGAGCATATAAAGTGCTCAAGTCTCGCACACCTCAAATTGACACCGAGACTCAATTGGATGAAGAGGAGGTTGACAGGCTCCGTGGAAATCATGCACGTTATCGCATCAAAGCTTGCCTG TTACTGGAAGGAAAGCGCATATACCCCCCGGAGCTTATCTTGGAGAATTCTTACCTCTGTCGTTACATCAAAGATGAACCGTTGGACTGGTATTTCGACCCGGACCTCTGTTTACTTGCGTCATTGAGTGACTATCAGCGGCTGGTCCTTCGTAATGAAGTAAGCATGTGTATCAATTACTTTCAGCTTAGTAATGCAGCTGGTAACCAGTTCCTCCTTCTCTTTAGATTTGAATGGGTGGCAGCAATTTTTTGTTTCATGGGAATATGGATGCATTTCCTATTCTTTTCAGCACGACTTTATGCGAGTAACCTCCAAGTTCTAGGGCCAGAGCTTCTTGGTGAAATGCTAAAATGA